A single Candidatus Rubidus massiliensis DNA region contains:
- a CDS encoding chaperone protein HchA, producing MIIIALPQAGFDPTECVAPWLVLSQAGYDVCFATPNGNPSIADSRMITKGFGPLSPLLMTHPYILKEYHKMVETKRFKNPIPYDKLNADNYRGMVIPGGHGAEMQDMLHSKALQNVIADFFKKNKPIGALCTGVLAVARSMQLDNPKRSVLYGKKTTAVTKLMELAGWGVTYPWLKNYFKPNKDTVQDEIIQNLQKKNDFLTGPFPIYPMRYSTKAWNRQFVVRDGNYLSARWPGDAYRFCCEFLSMLQEKEGC from the coding sequence ATGATTATCATTGCATTGCCTCAAGCTGGGTTTGATCCAACAGAATGTGTAGCTCCTTGGCTTGTGTTATCGCAAGCTGGTTATGATGTATGTTTTGCAACACCCAATGGAAACCCTTCTATTGCAGACTCTAGAATGATAACAAAAGGATTTGGCCCATTGTCGCCCTTATTAATGACCCATCCTTACATCTTAAAAGAGTACCACAAAATGGTAGAAACGAAGCGTTTTAAAAACCCTATACCCTATGACAAACTCAACGCAGACAATTATCGTGGCATGGTTATACCTGGGGGACATGGTGCAGAAATGCAAGATATGTTGCATTCTAAAGCTTTACAAAATGTGATTGCCGATTTTTTTAAAAAAAATAAGCCGATTGGTGCGCTTTGTACCGGTGTTTTAGCTGTGGCTCGAAGTATGCAATTAGATAATCCTAAAAGATCTGTCCTTTATGGCAAAAAAACTACAGCTGTTACAAAGTTGATGGAGCTTGCGGGTTGGGGGGTTACCTATCCGTGGCTTAAAAATTATTTCAAACCCAATAAAGACACCGTTCAAGACGAAATTATTCAAAATCTACAAAAGAAAAATGATTTTTTAACAGGTCCTTTTCCAATCTATCCCATGCGTTATTCTACTAAAGCCTGGAATAGGCAATTTGTAGTAAGAGATGGCAATTATTTGTCGGCTAGGTGGCCAGGAGATGCTTACCGTTTTTGTTGCGAGTTTTTAAGTATGCTTCAAGAAAAAGAGGGCTGCTAA
- a CDS encoding L-gulono-1,4-lactone dehydrogenase: MTKTTNKHAIITGGASGIGFALAKILAKEQWDLTLIGRSLEKLTQASDQLKNTFGINCEVQQADVTNFEQVKLAIDKSVIEIGIPDLLVTSAGIAKAGYFDTLDLDTFKQLMETNYFGTLNTVKAILPYMQKQAQGQIVLISSAAALTGVYGYSAYAPSKFAVRGLAEVLRAELKSKNIFVSVVYPPDTDTPQLEDENKDKPLETKKIAETGGILSADEVARSIKQGIDQKKFIITPSLSVAFLARSHSLFQPLLNWYSDYKIKDIRPLKPIDNWGLTFSSKPEEIVYPTNEEEIKTIVQLCQKNKKKLRPIGSLYSYTPLVASDSIWVSLEKYSGIISIDSKTLEATIKSGTKLEDLERLLFEKGYALPNMGDINKQTLGGFISTGCHGTGKNLQGFCANITALKIITPVGEFYCDSQTNPEIFKACQISLGALGIVSEITIKINPAYNVTITKKRTTFTEAVSNLEENLKNNHCYEFFWFPYTDDVLEKRINITQQTVPKKHLLKGLNDYALENGVLWLLCEVSRHYPNYYRKNARTLIPYILTNSETSMSCYGCYATPRLVKHFEIEYAIPFEKGKETLYQIKKLLENNSTHVSFPVEVRYTKEDEMYLSPSYQRDSLWIAVHAYVKDEYLDLFKECEKIFVANGGRPHWGKLHWQKLEQLKEMYPKLPDFLAIKNKLDPDRIFSNEYLDSLLSS, from the coding sequence ATGACAAAAACCACAAACAAACACGCGATTATAACTGGTGGGGCAAGTGGAATAGGCTTTGCCTTAGCAAAAATTTTAGCTAAAGAACAGTGGGATTTGACATTGATTGGACGATCGCTTGAAAAACTAACTCAAGCATCTGACCAATTAAAAAATACTTTTGGCATCAATTGTGAAGTTCAGCAAGCAGACGTTACGAATTTTGAGCAAGTCAAATTGGCTATTGATAAAAGTGTCATTGAGATTGGAATACCTGATTTATTGGTAACTTCAGCCGGTATTGCAAAGGCTGGCTATTTTGATACTTTAGATCTTGATACTTTTAAACAGTTAATGGAAACAAATTACTTTGGCACCTTAAATACTGTAAAAGCCATCTTACCCTATATGCAAAAGCAAGCTCAGGGGCAAATTGTTTTAATTTCTTCAGCTGCAGCCTTGACTGGCGTTTATGGCTATTCTGCTTATGCGCCTTCTAAGTTTGCGGTGAGGGGACTTGCAGAAGTCTTAAGAGCAGAATTAAAGTCTAAAAATATTTTTGTGTCTGTTGTTTATCCGCCAGATACCGATACACCTCAACTTGAAGATGAGAATAAGGATAAACCCCTTGAAACAAAAAAAATAGCAGAGACTGGGGGAATATTAAGTGCTGATGAAGTAGCTCGTTCCATCAAGCAAGGGATCGATCAAAAAAAGTTTATTATTACTCCCTCATTATCTGTTGCCTTTTTGGCACGTTCCCATAGCTTATTTCAGCCCTTACTCAATTGGTATAGCGACTACAAAATAAAGGATATTCGTCCCCTTAAGCCAATAGACAATTGGGGTCTCACATTTAGCAGCAAACCAGAAGAAATTGTTTATCCGACTAATGAAGAAGAAATAAAAACGATTGTTCAGCTTTGCCAAAAGAACAAAAAGAAATTAAGACCAATTGGTTCTCTATATTCCTATACGCCACTTGTAGCTTCAGATTCCATTTGGGTTTCATTAGAAAAGTATAGTGGGATCATTTCGATCGATTCTAAAACGCTAGAAGCTACTATCAAATCGGGAACAAAACTTGAAGATCTTGAAAGATTGCTATTTGAGAAAGGGTATGCCCTACCCAATATGGGAGATATCAATAAGCAAACGTTAGGTGGTTTTATTAGCACAGGCTGCCATGGAACAGGAAAAAACCTACAAGGGTTTTGTGCAAATATTACAGCTTTAAAGATAATAACTCCAGTTGGTGAGTTTTATTGTGATTCACAAACAAACCCTGAAATCTTTAAAGCTTGCCAAATTTCTCTTGGAGCACTCGGTATTGTTTCAGAGATAACGATAAAAATAAATCCAGCTTACAATGTAACCATAACAAAGAAACGAACAACATTTACAGAGGCTGTTAGCAACTTAGAGGAAAACTTAAAAAATAATCATTGTTATGAATTTTTCTGGTTTCCTTACACAGACGATGTATTAGAAAAAAGAATAAATATCACTCAGCAAACTGTTCCAAAAAAACATTTGCTCAAAGGCTTAAATGACTATGCTTTAGAAAATGGCGTTTTATGGCTTCTTTGTGAAGTTTCCAGGCATTATCCCAATTACTATAGAAAAAATGCCCGAACTTTAATTCCCTATATCTTGACCAATAGTGAAACTAGCATGAGTTGTTATGGTTGTTATGCAACTCCAAGACTTGTCAAACACTTTGAAATTGAATATGCCATTCCTTTTGAAAAAGGAAAAGAAACTCTTTATCAAATTAAAAAGCTTTTAGAAAATAATTCAACACATGTTTCCTTTCCAGTTGAAGTCCGTTATACTAAAGAAGATGAGATGTACTTAAGTCCAAGTTATCAAAGAGATTCATTATGGATAGCTGTGCATGCTTATGTTAAAGATGAATACTTAGATCTCTTTAAAGAATGTGAAAAGATTTTTGTGGCAAATGGAGGAAGACCCCACTGGGGCAAACTTCATTGGCAAAAATTAGAACAGTTAAAAGAGATGTATCCAAAATTGCCTGATTTTCTAGCTATCAAAAATAAACTAGATCCGGACCGAATCTTTTCTAATGAATATCTAGATAGCTTATTAAGTTCATAA
- a CDS encoding Putative pyridoxal phosphate-dependent acyltransferase → MESKSKLINDKQYDEKKAFSEEDLKKFSNFYEYPAYIDLQQRFELYGRPLIEQTYYVLTEGVSRDTIKINGKDLINFSGYNYVGMSGDPYVSNAAIKAIEEYGTSVSASRSVSGEKPLHRQLELKIAQFIGHKEDSIVFTAGHATNMGTISHLFGENDLIIHDSLIHNSSWMGTILSGSTHINFPHNNADALDEILQKHRKHYERVLILTEGLFSMDGDIPNLPKLIEIKKKHYAFLMVDEAHSLGVIGKTGRGICEYFNIDPQEIDICMGTLSKSFGSCGGFIAGNHKFIEFMKYTCPSFIFSAGMPAPNAAAALASIELLEKEPQRITDLRNRSKLLLDLLKKAGANTGESKDSPIIPVIVGDDELAIKLSFALRKQGIYVLPLFYPAVRKGQARIRFFVNSTHTEEQIHYTATVVQEIFKHFKK, encoded by the coding sequence ATGGAGTCTAAGTCAAAACTTATCAATGATAAACAATATGATGAGAAAAAAGCATTTTCAGAAGAAGACTTAAAAAAGTTTTCTAACTTTTACGAATATCCCGCCTATATTGATTTGCAACAACGATTTGAATTGTATGGCCGTCCCTTAATTGAGCAAACATATTATGTGTTAACAGAAGGGGTGTCTAGAGATACGATCAAAATTAATGGGAAAGATCTTATCAATTTTTCAGGTTATAATTACGTTGGGATGTCAGGCGATCCTTATGTTAGTAATGCAGCTATAAAAGCTATTGAAGAATATGGAACTTCCGTTTCGGCTAGTCGCTCTGTTTCGGGTGAAAAGCCTCTTCATCGTCAATTAGAATTAAAAATTGCGCAATTTATTGGTCACAAGGAAGACAGCATTGTGTTTACAGCAGGCCACGCCACAAACATGGGAACGATTAGTCATCTATTTGGAGAAAACGATTTAATCATCCATGATAGTTTAATTCACAATAGCAGTTGGATGGGGACCATTTTATCTGGTTCTACCCATATAAATTTTCCTCATAACAACGCGGATGCTTTAGATGAAATCCTTCAAAAACACCGTAAACATTACGAGAGGGTGTTAATTTTAACCGAAGGGTTATTTAGTATGGATGGGGATATTCCTAATCTACCAAAGCTTATTGAAATAAAAAAGAAGCATTATGCGTTTTTAATGGTAGATGAAGCCCACTCTTTAGGAGTAATAGGAAAAACGGGACGTGGCATTTGTGAATATTTCAATATAGATCCACAAGAAATCGATATTTGCATGGGTACTTTAAGCAAATCTTTTGGTAGTTGCGGCGGTTTTATAGCCGGTAACCATAAATTTATCGAGTTTATGAAATACACATGTCCAAGCTTTATTTTTTCAGCGGGTATGCCAGCGCCAAATGCAGCAGCAGCCTTAGCTTCTATTGAGCTATTAGAGAAAGAACCACAACGGATAACAGATCTACGTAATCGATCCAAACTTTTATTAGATTTACTAAAAAAAGCTGGAGCCAATACAGGCGAAAGCAAAGATAGTCCCATTATTCCGGTGATTGTGGGTGACGATGAATTGGCAATAAAATTAAGTTTTGCCCTTCGAAAACAAGGAATTTACGTTTTGCCACTTTTTTATCCAGCTGTTAGAAAAGGGCAAGCCAGAATACGTTTTTTTGTTAACAGTACGCATACAGAAGAACAAATTCACTACACAGCAACGGTTGTACAAGAAATTTTTAAACACTTTAAAAAATAA